GGAGCAACAGGACCTGCTGGAGATACAGGAGCAACAGGGCCTGCTGGAGCTGCAGGAGCAACAGGACCTTCAGGAGCAACAGGACCTGCTGGAGCAACAGGACCTGCTGGAGCTACAGGAGCAACGGGACCTTCAGGAGCAACAGGAGCAACGGGACCTTCAGGAGCAACAGGAGCAACAGGAGCAACAGGACCTGCTGGAGATACAGGAGCAACAGGGCCTGCTGGAGCTGCAGGAGCAACAGGACCTTCAGGAGCAACAGGACCTGCTGGAGCAACAGGAGCAACAGGAGCAACGGGAGCAGCAGGTGGATTATCCCAATACGGTTATATTTACAATCTCAGTGCTCAGGTTGTGCCTATAGAGGCTGATGTTATTTTTGATTCAAATGGAATAATTACACCTGGAATTACGCATGCGCCTGGAACCTCTCAAATTTTAGTTACCACTCCTGGAGACTACGAGGTTACTTTCTCCGTGTCAGGTGTAGAACCAAACCAATTCTCACTATTTTTAAATGGTGCCCCTGTTGCAGGAACCGTCTATGGTTCAGGGGCTGGAACTCAGCAAAACAACGGTCAGGCTATAATCGCCATATCAGCTGGAGATGTTCTTACCCTTCGAAATCATAGTTCTGCTGCAGCAGTTATCCTTCAAACTTTAGCTGGAGGCACACAAACAAACGTAAACGCTTCTATTGTCCTTAAAAAATTGAATTAGTTTTGAATGATTAGGAACCCTCATAAAATCAGTGCGAATTTGTACTAAGCTTTCACTAGGTTCCAGGCGGATAGGTAGGAACATTTGGAGAAAAAACTTGTGGTTCACAGGGCAATAAAGGAATTCAAAACTTTGTATATCCAACAACTTTCAATTAATCGCCCCTCAATTTTATGTACAGCATGATATTGAGGGCGTAATTGATTTTTTTATATAACCAATTACCAAGAGTGTACACACCATACATTGTCTTTTTACGTAACTTAAAAATAGGAAAATCGTGGGTTAAAGGAGCTAATTAAACATGATTACAATTAGTCTTTGCATGATTGTAAAAAATGAAGAGGACACTATTGCAAGATGTCTTGATTCGGTAAAAGACCTTGTAGATGAAATCATTATAGTAGACACAGGTTCAACAGATAAAACGAAAGAAATTGTATCTCAATATACGGATCATATTCTCGACTTCCAATGGATTGAAGACTTTGCTGCAGCCCGTAATTTCGCTTTTAAAAACGCCAAAATGGATTACATTTTTTGGTTAGATGCGGATGATGTTTTAATGGAAGATGATTGCAAAAAATTTTCAAAGTTGAAGGAGACACTTGACACTACTATTGATTCAGTCACCATGCATTATAATCTGAACATTGATGAAAAAGGAAAAGTCATTACGAGCCTGCGGCGTAATCGCCTTGTAAAAAGGAAAAATAACTTCCAATGGTATGGGGCAGTACACGAGTACTTGGAAGTTTGGGGAAATATTCTACACAGCGAGGTTGCTGTTACCCATTGTAGTATACATCACCACTCTGACCGTAATCTCCTTATCTATGAAAACCGTCTAAAACACGGTGAACAATTCTCTCCCAGAGACTTATTTTACTATGCAAACGAACTGCTTGAACACGATAAGCTTGAGGATGCTATCAAGTACTATAAACAATTTTTAGCAACAAATAATGGATGGGTAGAAGATTACATTTCTGCATGTGGCAGGCTTGCCGATTGTTATAATGCAATAGGTGATCATGAAAACGAGCTTCATTATATATTAAAATCTTTTGAATACGACTCACCTCGAGCTGATTTTTGCTGCAGATTAGGGTACAGGTTCCTTCATAATAATCACCCCTATCAAGCTCTTTTTTGGTACAAACTGGCTACCCAACTCGAAAAGCCCACTGACAATTTGGGGATGATTAACCATGCTTGCTGGACTTGGCTTCCGCATTTACAATTATGCGTGTGTTACTCACAAATAGGGAACCATGCACTAGCCTATACACATAACGAGATCGCCCGTCAATACCTTCCTGATCATCCAAGTATTCTTCATAATAAGCATTATTTAGAACATCTATTACAATAAAGTCGGTTCCGTTTTTAATAAACAAAAGACAATTTGGGGATGATTAACCATGCTTGCTGGACTTGGCTTCCGCGTTTTCTTGGCAAAATAAAAGAAGCTGCAGCAGTGGCGGATTACCAATGGCTTATGTTTTACTCCTTGTGTTTATTATGTTTGCTATGTATGATGCCTATAAATTTGCGGAAGGGGAAAATCCCCGCTTATCGTTTTTTCCATTTGCCTTTGGAGCGTATTTTGTCACAATAGGTCTCATGTCGCCAAATCATTTTAGGAATATCATTTGGTCCTATTTGGCTTCCAATGTTGTCTTTAATTCCTGGATTAGGAATTGGATTTTTTATTCTTTATATATTAATTAAAATAGCTTCTAACCCAAACTATAGTAAAAGACATTCATAGTATCAAAAAGGAAATAGCGCAAGTCGCCTTTAGAAAATCGATCCAAGCATAAATTTATCTATAATTTTTAGTATAAAATGAATCGTTAATGGTTGCTACGGCGACCCTTTTTTAGTATAAAAGGAAAGATTGTGAAGTAATGCACTTAACCTATAGGGCGCTTGAGTTGAAGAAGGATTGTCTGCTGAAGAGGAAAAGCCCCAATCAATTGAGAAGGGCTTTATATATACTTAGTAGTCCTCTTTTGTCCTCCTATTTGTCCTCCAATGCTTTATATCGTATTTAAAACATTTAAGTCAAACTATTTTGAAATGTTGATTTAAAGCCTTTTTTATACACCATTTCTTTCTATTAAATATGAAAATGAATGGGCGGCATGATGTAATAACACCCCCAAACCCTTGATATGACTGGGCTTTGGAGTAAGATGAGAGTGGAATGCTAACATTTTGCTAACATTGAGGAATTAACGGAGGCTTCTCATAAGTTCAGCGAACTTTTGGGAGGCTTCTTTTTTCATTTCTTGGGTTACGTGCAGATACACATTTTTCGTTATTTGATCATCGGTATGACCAAGCCTGTCCATGATTTGTTCAAGTGAAATTCCAGCTTCTGCAAGAAGCGAGGTATGCGTATGGCGTAAGGAATGTGGTGTTAAATCAGGATTTATTCCTGAAATTCTAAGTAGCCTTGCCATTCTGTTTTGAATGGTTTTAATGACAATGGGATAACCATATTGCCGTTCCATCTTGGCAAAGATAAAGTTCTTATTATTATAAATATTCCCAAGCCGTTCGATAACTTTCTCCTGAACTTTTTTATGTACCATCAATTCATGAATCACCTCATCATCTACAATGATTTTTCGTCGTGATTTTCTCGTCTTTGGTGTGACTAGCTGATATTCCAGCGTATTATTATTAGGATTGTAATAAGTTTTGGTAATGCTGATAGTGTGGTTTTTAAAATCTATATCCTTCCACTTGAGAGCAACTAATTCTCCCACCCTAATTCCCGTATAGGCTAAAATCAAAAAAACTAAGTAATCATGTTCAAGGCCATTGGCTTTGGCTATTTCTAAAAATAAGGCAAGCTCTTCTTTTTCAAGATACTTAGGAACTTCCTCTTCTTCCAACTGTTCAATCGTTTTCTTATCCTTTTTCACATAAGCGAATTCAGTCGGGTCCTTCTTTATTAACTCTAGTTCCAAAGCTTTTCGAAAAATCATCCTCCCTGTTCGATGAATTCCTTCCCTTGTGCTATCAGAATAACCTTGGTTCTTTAAATCGTTTAGAGCGTCCTGATACATCTTTCTTGTAATATCCTTTAACTTTAATTTGGCAAAGTAGGGCAACAACTTTCCGATTTCATGAAGGCGCACTCGAATCGTTCCGGGCTTTACATCTTTAGAATCACTGTAGATAGGAAGCCACTCAATTGCAAAGTCTTTAAACATTTTTTCTCTTTCCTCTAAATATATTCCTTGGTTTAAATTCGTGAAATAAAGTGGCAGCAGCTTCTTCAGCTTCCTGCTTAGTATTAAAGCCGCTTTTTACCTTTTGCTTTCTTTTGCCGGTAACTGGATCTAATCCAATATCAACGGTGAAAGCCCACTTAGACCCACAAGTGCATTTTTTCTTATTGCACTTGCATCCTCTTCTGTAAAAATGTCCTTTCATTAGTATCCTCACTTTCCTAAAAATATTTTGTTGCTAAAAGTCCATTATTACCAAAGATAAGATTAAAAATTCATAACATTAATTTAAGATACATTGGGAGGAGATTATATAAAAAAGGGGAACAAGTAGATGATCCTTTTGAATTGAGTGTTTGGGGGCACTATTCTATTACGTAGTAGAGTAAATACTGCGTAATAAAAAAGAATGCACTTAAGCTCCCTCAGTTAGATTCGATTATCTCTCAAATACTCACTTATTCGCAGGATTTCAAATAACTTGGATTACATCAGGGGACTGATGAAAAGAGTTTTAAGCATTTTGGCTACATGAAGGCATACCTAAATAAAGGAGGTAGTGATATCTCCACTATTTTCCATATAATGTACGTTTTCTCCACGCCACCCCTGGAGGTTTTCGCTCCCATGTCTCAACGGGTCAAATGCCCTCTCATTCCTTCGTCATACCTATCCAAGTGGTAGATGCCGGTCTTTCTAACGGAACGGGTCAGAGCCCTTATGCTTAAGTAATCCGGTCCTTCGTACTTTCTTTGAAATCCTACGAATAAGCCAATATTCGATATATATTTATCTATTAGTTTATTAATTTACCTGTAATTGAAGATATGTTGGAAATTTTATTAAGCAGCTATTGAAATTAAAGGTTGTACTTTGTCGGAACGATAAGATTCATTTTTTCTTGCCATTCCTACTAGAATTCTTGCGAATTTATTTATTAGTTTCATGATGGACTTCATTTTCTTCATCTTTTTTACATTAACATTATTAGAATGCAATTCTTTAAAATCGGGGTTGTTCATGACAAGGCTCATTGTCGCTAGGTACAAAAAGCGTCGTAAACGGGACCTTCCTCGTTTTGAGAGGACAATTTGTCCTTTCCATTTACCTGAACTTGCCTCTGCTAAATGTAACCCTGCATGTCGTAATAAAGAATTACCATGAGCAAAACCACTGAGATCTCCAGCTTCTCCTAAAATACCTGCAAGTGCAATTTCGCTTATGCCTTTAATGGCAAGCAATTTTTTAGCGAAAGGTATTTTACTAAGAACTTCAGTGACTTCCTTTTCAACTCTTTCCAGTTGGGCTGTAGCTAGATCGAATTCTTCAAGTAATTGTTCCAAGTGTAATTTATAAGCATCAAGAGCTTGTGGTGTACCAACAGAATGGGTAGCTAATTCAATAAGTAGTTGTGCCTTTCTTAAACCAGCTTGTCGTTTCATTAAGGTTTTCCAGCCGTTCACGATATCCTGTGGTTTCATTGAACTAATTTCAAGTGGGGTAGGGAATAAGCGAAGTGTTGCGATTGCCCCTTTTCCTTTAACATCTTTGAAAACTTGCCGAAGTTCTGGGAAAACAATATCTACCCAACGGTTAATCTGATTTACAGCACTAACAAGTCTTTTTACGGTCATGTCACGATTAGACATTAAGACTCGTAGTTTTTCAAAGATTTCTGAAGAAGGGCGAATAAACGAATAATAGCCATTCTTCACCATATCAGCGATAACTAAGGCATCTTTTTTATCACTTTTAGATTGGGTATTATCACGATTTTCTTTATTTCTTTTTACAAGGTGGGGGTTTACTGTCACTACTTCAATATTTCTTTCATAAAGCCATTTTGATAAGTTAACCCAGTAGTGTCCGGTTGGCTCCATACCAACGATCGTTGTATCTAAGCCCTTTAAAGCTTTCAACCGATTAATCCATTGTATTAATCTAGCAAAGCCATCTTCATTATTTTCGAACGTTAGAGGATCACCAATAACAATGCCACGGAAGTTTACGGCACGAGCAACGTGAAACTGTTGGGCTATATCTATTCCGACAATAAGATGTTTGATCGAAATTCTTTCAATTAGTTGATTTTGTTTGTCTTGCATTTTAAACTTCATAATAGAGCTTCCTCCTAAGAATGATTTTGTGTTGTGTGTGTATAATCATCTTACTGAGGGGCTCTATTTTTTTCAAACGCGAAAAATAGCTATCTACAGGAATTCTAGCGGTGACAGGTTTGTTAAAGCAGGATATTCAATAAGGTGCCGGGAATGTTGCGTATAACAACTAAAGGGAA
The Neobacillus niacini DNA segment above includes these coding regions:
- a CDS encoding glycosyltransferase family 2 protein, coding for MITISLCMIVKNEEDTIARCLDSVKDLVDEIIIVDTGSTDKTKEIVSQYTDHILDFQWIEDFAAARNFAFKNAKMDYIFWLDADDVLMEDDCKKFSKLKETLDTTIDSVTMHYNLNIDEKGKVITSLRRNRLVKRKNNFQWYGAVHEYLEVWGNILHSEVAVTHCSIHHHSDRNLLIYENRLKHGEQFSPRDLFYYANELLEHDKLEDAIKYYKQFLATNNGWVEDYISACGRLADCYNAIGDHENELHYILKSFEYDSPRADFCCRLGYRFLHNNHPYQALFWYKLATQLEKPTDNLGMINHACWTWLPHLQLCVCYSQIGNHALAYTHNEIARQYLPDHPSILHNKHYLEHLLQ
- a CDS encoding IS110 family transposase, encoding MKFKMQDKQNQLIERISIKHLIVGIDIAQQFHVARAVNFRGIVIGDPLTFENNEDGFARLIQWINRLKALKGLDTTIVGMEPTGHYWVNLSKWLYERNIEVVTVNPHLVKRNKENRDNTQSKSDKKDALVIADMVKNGYYSFIRPSSEIFEKLRVLMSNRDMTVKRLVSAVNQINRWVDIVFPELRQVFKDVKGKGAIATLRLFPTPLEISSMKPQDIVNGWKTLMKRQAGLRKAQLLIELATHSVGTPQALDAYKLHLEQLLEEFDLATAQLERVEKEVTEVLSKIPFAKKLLAIKGISEIALAGILGEAGDLSGFAHGNSLLRHAGLHLAEASSGKWKGQIVLSKRGRSRLRRFLYLATMSLVMNNPDFKELHSNNVNVKKMKKMKSIMKLINKFARILVGMARKNESYRSDKVQPLISIAA